The bacterium genome contains the following window.
AGCTGGCGGGTGATCCGCAGCTTGTCCTCGACCGAGAAGGCGATGTCCTCGGCCTGGGCGCCGTCGCGCAGCGTCGTGTCGTAGAGCTGGACGCGGCGCTCGTGCCTCACAGGTCGCGGTCCCCGGCGACGGCGCCGCTGCCGAGCGCGAAGGCCTCGTGCAGGACGCGCGTCGCCAGCTCCGCGTACTTGGACTCGATGAGGCAGGAGATCTTGATCTCCGAGGTGCCGATCGAGAGGATGTTGATGTTCTGGTCGGCCAGGGCGCGGAACATCTTCGCGGCGACGCCGGCGTGGCTGCGCATCCCGGTGCCGACGATCGAGATCTTGGCCAGGTTGTCCGCCGTCACCAGGCCCTTGGCCCCCACGGCGGCGAGCACGGGCGCCAGCGCGTCGCGCGTGCGCTCGGCGTCCGCCTTGAGCACCGTGAAGGTGATGTCGGTCGTCCCCTCGCGGCTGAGGTTCTGCACGATCAGGTCGACGAGGACGCCGGCCTCGGCGATCGCCTGGAAGATCTGCGCGGCGACGCCGGGGCGGTCGGGCGCCCCCTGGATCGTGATCTTGCTCTCGTTCCTGCTCAGCGTCACGCCCGAGACGAGCACCTGTTCCATCGAGGGGTCCTCCTTGATCACCATCGTGCCGGGCTGGTCGGTGAAGCTCGAGCAGACCCGGACCGGGACGTTGTAGTTGGCCGCGTATTCCACGGAGCGCGCCTGGAGCACCTTGGCGCCGAGCGAGGCCATCTCGAGCATCTCCTCGTAGGAGACCCGTGGGAGCAGCCGCGCATCCGGCACGACGTTCGGGTCCGAGGTGTAGACGCCGTCGACGTCCGTGTAGATGTCGCAGCGGTCGGCCTCGATCGCCGCCGCGAGCGCCACGGCCGTCAGGTCCGAGCCGCCGCGGCCGAGCGTCGTGATGTCGTCGTCGGGGGTGATCCCCTGGAAGCCGGCCACCACCGCGACCTCGCCGCCGTCGAGCGCCTCGCGGACACGGTCGGCCTCGACCTTGCGGATCCGCGCGCGGGTGAAGTCGGT
Protein-coding sequences here:
- a CDS encoding aspartate kinase, with the translated sequence MALIVKKFGGTSVGSPERIRNVARLVAYAAAAGNRVAVVVSAMSGETDRLLKLSQEVSPRPDAREQDVLVATGEQVTIALLAIALRDLGCPARSFTGWQAGFLTDTDFTRARIRKVEADRVREALDGGEVAVVAGFQGITPDDDITTLGRGGSDLTAVALAAAIEADRCDIYTDVDGVYTSDPNVVPDARLLPRVSYEEMLEMASLGAKVLQARSVEYAANYNVPVRVCSSFTDQPGTMVIKEDPSMEQVLVSGVTLSRNESKITIQGAPDRPGVAAQIFQAIAEAGVLVDLIVQNLSREGTTDITFTVLKADAERTRDALAPVLAAVGAKGLVTADNLAKISIVGTGMRSHAGVAAKMFRALADQNINILSIGTSEIKISCLIESKYAELATRVLHEAFALGSGAVAGDRDL